From Ovis aries strain OAR_USU_Benz2616 breed Rambouillet chromosome 21, ARS-UI_Ramb_v3.0, whole genome shotgun sequence, a single genomic window includes:
- the LOC101105866 gene encoding olfactory receptor 10D1B-like produces the protein MRNASAVTEFILLGIPHTEDLETMLFVLFLSFYIFTLMGNLLILLAIVSSTRLHTPMYFFLCKLSVCDMFFPSVSSPKMLFYLAGNSRAISYSGCVSQLFFYHFLGCTECFLYTVMAYDRFVAICYPLRYTIIMSHRACAILAMGTSFFGCIQATFLTTLTFQLPYCGPNEVDYFFCDIPVMLKLACADTSALEMVGFISVGLMPLSCFLLILTSYSRIICSILQIRSADGRKHAFSTCSAHLTAILLFYMPVVLIYLRPTPSPWMDATVQILNNLVTPMLNPLIYSLRNKEVKSSLRKVLYQLDFLPEQR, from the coding sequence ATGAGGAACGCCTCGGCGGTGACTGAGTTTATTCTGCTGGGCATCCCGCACACAGAGGACCTGGAGACCATGCTCTTTGtcctgtttctgtccttttacATCTTCACCCTAATGGGGAACCTGCTCATCCTACTGGCAATTGTCTCCTCCACTCGGCTGCACactcccatgtacttcttcctgtgTAAACTGTCTGTGTGTGACATGTTTTTTCCCTCTGTGAGTTCCCCCAAGATGCTCTTCTACCTTGCAGGGAACAGCAGAGCCATCTCCTACTCAGGCTGCGTGTCGCAGCTCTTTTTCTACCACTTCCTGGGTTGTACCGAGTGTTTCCTGTACACGGtaatggcctatgaccgctttgTTGCCATATGTTACCCTCTGCGCTACACAATCATCATGAGTCACAGAGCGTGTGCCATCCTGGCCATGGGCACCTCATTTTTTGGCTGTATTCAGGCCACCTTTCTAACTACACTCACCTTCCAGTTGCCCTACTGTGGCCCCAATGAAGTGGATTATTTCTTCTGCGATATTCCGGTCATGCTGAAGCTGGCTTGTGCAGACACCTCAGCTTTGGAGATGGTGGGGTTCATCAGTGTGGGCCTCATGCCCCTCAGCTGCTTCCTTCTCATCCTCACCTCCTACAGCCGCATCATCTGCTCCATCTTGCAGATCCGCTCTGCAGACGGCCGAAAGCACGCCTTCTCCACCTGCAGCGCCCACCTCACTGCCATCCTGCTTTTCTACATGCCTGTGGTCCTCATCTACCTACGACCAACCCCAAGCCCCTGGATGGATGCAACTGTTCAGATCCTGAATAACCTCGTCACCCCCATGCTCAACCCACTGATCTACAGCCTCAGGAATAAGGAGGTGAAGTCATCTCTGAGGAAGGTCCTGTATCAGCTGGACTTCCTTCCTGAGCAGAGGTAG
- the LOC101106380 gene encoding olfactory receptor 10D3 yields MKNRSEVTEFILLGIPHTEGLETLLFVLFLPFYACTLLGNLSILVTILSANRLHTPMYFFLGNLSVFDMSFSSVTCPKMLLYLMGLSPLISYKDCVSQLFFFHFLGSIECFLYTVMAYDRFTAICHPLRYAVIMNPRVCVALAVGTWLLGCVHSSILTLLTFTLPYCGPNEVAHFFCDIPALLPLACADTSLAQRVSFTNVGLVSLVCFLLILVSYTRITISILQIPSTEGRRRAFSTCSAHLIAILCAYGPIITVYLQPTPNPMLGTVVQILMNLVGPMLNPLIYTLRNKEVKTALNKILHRTNHVSVI; encoded by the coding sequence ATGAAGAACCGCTCTGAGGTGACTGAGTTCATCCTGTTGGGAATTCCGCACACGGAGGGGCTGGAGACTCTACTCTTTGTCCTGTTCTTGCCCTTCTATGCCTGCACCTTGCTGGGAAACTTGTCGATCCTTGTAACTATTCTTTCTGCCAATCGCCTTCACACACCCATGTATTTTTTCCTGGGGAACCTGTCTGTGTTTGATATGAGTTTCTCCTCTGTGACCTGTCCTAAAATGCTGCTCTACCTCATGGGCCTGAGCCCTCTCATTTCCTACAAGGACTGTGTCTCCCAGCTCTTCTTCTTCCATTTCCTCGGCAGCATCGAGTGTTTCTTGTACAccgtgatggcctatgaccgcttcaCCGCCATCTGTCACCCTCTGCGGTACGCAGTCATCATGAACCCTAGAGTCTGCGTGGCCTTGGCTGTGGGCACGTGGCTGCTAGGATGTGTCCATTCCAGCATCCTGACTTTGCTTACTTTCACGCTGCCATACTGTGGTCCCAATGAAGTGGCTCACTTCTTTTGTGATATTCCAGCACTCTTACCCTTGGCTTGTGCTGATACATCCTTGGCTCAGAGGGTGAGCTTCACTAACGTTGGCCTAGTATCTCTAGTCTGCTTTCTCCTAATCCTTGTGTCTTATACTCGGATCACCATCTCCATCTTGCAGATTCCATCAACTGAGGGCCGTCGTCGGGCCTTCTCCACATGCAGTGCCCACCTCATCGCCATCCTCTGTGCCTATGGACCCATCATTACTGTCTACCTGCAGCCCACACCTAACCCAATGCTAGGAACTGTGGTGCAAATTCTGATGAATCTGGTGGGACCAATGCTGAACCCTTTAATCTATACCTTGAGgaataaagaagtaaaaacagCTCTGAACAAAATATTGCACAGGACAAACCATGTTTCTGTGATTTAA